Proteins co-encoded in one Desulfitobacterium hafniense DCB-2 genomic window:
- a CDS encoding NAD(P)/FAD-dependent oxidoreductase, which produces MNLIWTNLRVPVEEDERQLPLMIARKLKVSQQSISNLRILRRSVDARKKPQLLFSYTLGFSLDIPYKEVNRVLHRVADLKPEPQIMPRPFMKPEKSLKHRPIVVGAGPAGYFAALTLAKGGYAPLVLEQGDDVETRSLKVENFWRTGQLDTESNVQFGEGGAGTFSDGKLTTRIADPRITEVLETFVEQGAPSEILFLAKAHIGTDILKIVTQRLREKIQSLGGEVRFRAKLTGLRHQNGKLVGVEVNHQEVVPAEAVILAIGHSARETYRLLLAQGVHLEQKAFAIGLRIEHPQKLINTSQYGVEFHPKLGPADYQLTYQDTTTGRGAYAFCMCPGGKVVAAASDLERLVTNGMSEYRRDTGIANSALVVTVGKGDFQREHPLAGVEFQEYWEHQAFLAGDRDYKAPAQSVRDFLAKRVTGDFPLPASYTPGIQPVELHRVLPQAVGDVLDRALLSFERKIQGFAGEMGTLTGIETRTSAPVRITRDKMGEALHIQGLFPAGEGAGYAGGIMSAAVDGIRSAEGIMAQYNPAD; this is translated from the coding sequence TTGAACCTCATATGGACAAATTTGCGGGTGCCAGTAGAAGAGGATGAGCGGCAGCTTCCTCTGATGATAGCCCGTAAGCTTAAAGTTTCCCAGCAGAGCATCTCCAACCTGCGGATTTTGCGCCGTTCAGTGGATGCCCGCAAGAAGCCTCAATTACTTTTTTCCTATACCCTCGGATTTTCTCTGGATATTCCGTATAAAGAAGTGAATCGCGTTTTGCATCGAGTAGCAGATCTCAAGCCTGAACCCCAGATTATGCCAAGGCCTTTTATGAAGCCCGAGAAAAGCTTAAAGCATCGTCCTATCGTGGTTGGGGCTGGACCAGCAGGATATTTTGCTGCTCTGACCTTAGCCAAAGGCGGCTATGCGCCACTGGTTCTTGAGCAGGGGGATGATGTGGAGACTCGAAGCTTAAAAGTGGAGAATTTTTGGAGAACAGGTCAGCTGGATACCGAAAGTAATGTTCAATTTGGAGAAGGGGGAGCAGGAACTTTCTCTGATGGAAAACTAACCACCCGCATAGCGGATCCTCGCATTACGGAAGTATTGGAGACCTTTGTAGAACAAGGGGCTCCTTCGGAAATACTTTTCCTGGCCAAGGCTCATATTGGAACGGATATTTTAAAAATTGTAACCCAGAGGCTTCGGGAGAAAATCCAATCCCTGGGTGGAGAGGTGCGTTTTCGCGCTAAACTCACAGGTTTACGCCATCAAAACGGAAAGCTTGTCGGCGTTGAAGTCAATCACCAGGAAGTCGTTCCAGCAGAGGCAGTGATCTTGGCTATCGGGCACAGCGCCCGGGAAACCTATCGCCTATTGCTGGCACAAGGAGTTCACTTGGAACAGAAGGCATTTGCCATTGGACTTCGGATTGAGCATCCCCAGAAGCTCATTAACACCAGCCAATATGGAGTGGAATTCCACCCCAAACTAGGCCCTGCCGATTATCAGCTGACGTACCAGGACACAACAACCGGGCGAGGGGCCTATGCTTTTTGCATGTGCCCCGGCGGCAAAGTGGTGGCCGCCGCTTCAGACCTGGAGCGGTTGGTAACCAATGGTATGAGCGAATATCGACGGGATACCGGGATAGCCAATAGCGCCTTGGTAGTGACTGTAGGAAAAGGCGATTTTCAAAGGGAGCATCCTTTAGCCGGAGTTGAGTTTCAAGAATATTGGGAGCACCAGGCGTTCTTAGCCGGTGATCGTGATTATAAGGCTCCGGCCCAAAGTGTCCGGGACTTCTTAGCAAAGCGGGTCACAGGAGATTTTCCTTTGCCTGCCAGCTATACTCCGGGTATTCAGCCTGTTGAGCTCCACCGGGTTTTACCACAAGCCGTGGGCGATGTACTGGATAGAGCGCTGCTTTCCTTTGAACGGAAAATTCAGGGCTTTGCCGGCGAAATGGGGACCCTGACAGGAATCGAAACCCGAACCAGTGCTCCCGTGCGTATCACCCGGGATAAGATGGGAGAAGCCTTGCATATCCAAGGGCTTTTTCCCGCCGGTGAAGGGGCGGGTTACGCCGGTGGGATCATGAGCGCAGCCGTGGATGGAATCCGCAGCGCCGAGGGAATCATGGCTCAGTATAACCCTGCAGATTGA
- the glmM gene encoding phosphoglucosamine mutase, with translation MGKLFGTDGVRGVANKELTPDLAFRLGQAGAYVLSKEHPHPRIVIGKDTRISGDMLEAALIAGICSVGADVLRVGVLPTPGIAYLTRTLKASAGVVISASHNPVQDNGIKFFSSTGYKLPDAVEEEIEDLVHSHEKPWAIPVGSEIGRVIEIQDAQRRYMDFLKGTVGSLAGIKVVYDGSNGAASHVGPQVLRELGVEVIPLSVTPDGININAGCGSTHPEVLQQAVIEHKADLGLANDGDADRLIAVDENGEIVDGDFIMVICALALKAKGQLMEDSVVVTVMSNLGLHIALKEAGIRVYETQVGDRYVMEELLKTGARLGGEQSGHIIFLDHNTTGDGLLTALQLLAVLKEQGKPISKLAAKMQRLPQVLINVRVKDKKKAMENPYVFQKVEEVKRFLGERGRVLVRSSGTESLVRVMVEGQDHEQLMGLAQSVVDIIKREEL, from the coding sequence TTGGGTAAATTGTTTGGAACGGATGGGGTACGGGGTGTGGCCAATAAGGAGTTGACACCCGATTTAGCCTTTCGTTTAGGTCAAGCCGGTGCCTATGTGTTGAGCAAGGAACACCCCCATCCACGCATTGTAATCGGCAAAGATACCCGGATCTCCGGGGATATGTTGGAAGCGGCTTTAATTGCCGGGATATGCTCTGTGGGAGCTGATGTATTAAGAGTAGGGGTTTTACCCACTCCAGGGATTGCCTACTTAACACGAACCTTAAAAGCCAGTGCTGGAGTCGTCATCTCAGCATCTCATAACCCGGTTCAAGATAATGGAATAAAGTTTTTTTCCTCCACAGGTTACAAGCTGCCTGACGCGGTAGAGGAAGAGATTGAAGATCTTGTCCATAGTCATGAAAAACCCTGGGCAATCCCCGTTGGCAGTGAAATAGGGCGGGTGATAGAGATCCAAGATGCTCAGCGCCGGTATATGGATTTTTTGAAAGGGACGGTGGGCTCCCTTGCCGGAATTAAGGTGGTTTATGATGGCTCCAATGGTGCCGCGTCTCACGTGGGGCCCCAAGTTCTTCGGGAGCTGGGAGTGGAGGTGATTCCTCTATCTGTTACCCCTGATGGAATCAATATCAATGCAGGTTGCGGCTCTACCCACCCGGAGGTACTTCAACAAGCTGTAATCGAGCATAAGGCCGATTTGGGGTTGGCTAATGACGGTGATGCGGATCGTTTAATAGCTGTAGATGAAAACGGAGAAATCGTCGATGGGGATTTCATCATGGTTATCTGCGCTTTAGCACTTAAAGCCAAAGGGCAGCTGATGGAAGATTCTGTCGTAGTTACTGTCATGAGTAATCTGGGTTTGCATATCGCTTTAAAAGAAGCTGGAATTAGAGTTTATGAAACCCAGGTAGGAGATCGTTATGTCATGGAAGAGCTCCTCAAAACAGGAGCGAGGCTAGGGGGGGAACAATCCGGGCATATTATCTTCCTGGATCATAACACCACCGGGGATGGCTTGCTTACAGCTTTGCAGCTCTTAGCAGTGCTTAAAGAGCAAGGAAAACCTATTTCGAAGTTGGCGGCCAAAATGCAGCGTCTACCTCAGGTACTGATTAATGTCCGAGTCAAGGATAAGAAGAAAGCTATGGAAAACCCTTATGTTTTCCAAAAGGTGGAGGAAGTTAAGCGTTTCCTGGGAGAAAGGGGACGGGTCCTCGTACGCTCTTCCGGAACTGAGTCCTTGGTTCGTGTTATGGTAGAAGGCCAGGATCATGAGCAGCTCATGGGTCTGGCTCAGTCCGTGGTGGATATTATTAAGCGAGAAGAGCTTTAA